The Candidatus Lokiarchaeota archaeon genome includes a region encoding these proteins:
- a CDS encoding VWA domain-containing protein, whose amino-acid sequence MTGKPIIELQKGVRLFLEELKADEFARQSVEICIVTFSSDVQQVVEFGSIDKVEPPDFLVGGWTHMGAGVDLALDLLIERKKLYSQAGISYHQPWMVLMSDGKPQNEPESVTQKAAKRTRELINDKKLVIFPIGVGPDADYEALSQFSPKKEPLKLQGLKFREFFEWLSESTARQSRSLPGEGGRLPTEEIDTWAQKGWDTFP is encoded by the coding sequence ATGACTGGCAAACCAATCATCGAACTGCAGAAGGGTGTGAGACTTTTCTTGGAAGAGCTCAAAGCTGATGAATTTGCGCGGCAGTCTGTCGAGATTTGTATCGTCACGTTCAGCAGTGATGTGCAGCAGGTCGTCGAATTCGGGAGTATTGACAAGGTTGAACCACCAGATTTCCTTGTAGGCGGGTGGACTCATATGGGGGCTGGTGTTGATTTAGCTTTAGATCTTCTTATCGAACGAAAGAAACTATACTCTCAGGCAGGAATCTCATACCATCAGCCTTGGATGGTTCTGATGTCGGATGGGAAGCCCCAAAATGAACCTGAAAGCGTGACCCAAAAGGCCGCAAAACGCACGAGAGAACTCATCAATGACAAAAAGCTGGTCATATTTCCTATCGGCGTCGGCCCAGACGCAGATTATGAAGCTTTGTCTCAATTCTCTCCTAAGAAAGAACCATTAAAGCTACAGGGCCTCAAATTCCGTGAATTCTTCGAATGGCTTAGTGAAAGTACAGCTCGCCAATCTCGGTCTCTTCCGGGTGAGGGTGGACGATTACCAACCGAGGAAATCGATACCTGGGCTCAGAAGGGCTGGGACACCTTTCCATAG
- a CDS encoding ArsR family transcriptional regulator, translating into MLSRWVAAGGVQQGKHHTAKGTPCQDSIAILQKNGVMAAALADGAGSASNSHIGSSIAVETVTWELVTDFEFLHDSPEQAVADYLSEMVSRALITYAEQQSISASSLSSTLLFVGIKEYDMIIGHLGDGVILSVQKQKPGVLSTPERGEFANQTYLTMSKEWKKHLRISVKTDTSLDALVLMSDGTADSFYLRKEGEVAPAATKLIDWYRDISSSEMDQIVRHNLREKIRKKTPDDTSLLIVQQKKHTSLELKSKPMDYVKEFLGVRRRDALTNSLKILNYMGSEMSVEDVAQKTELGVSTVYRHLSRLNDLGLFTAE; encoded by the coding sequence TTGCTTTCGAGGTGGGTTGCTGCAGGAGGCGTACAGCAGGGTAAACACCACACAGCGAAAGGTACGCCCTGCCAGGACTCCATTGCAATACTGCAAAAGAACGGTGTAATGGCTGCCGCTCTGGCTGATGGAGCAGGTTCAGCTTCAAACTCACACATCGGTTCCAGTATTGCCGTCGAAACTGTAACGTGGGAATTGGTGACGGATTTCGAATTCCTTCATGATTCGCCCGAACAAGCTGTCGCTGATTATTTGTCCGAGATGGTTTCGAGGGCTCTGATAACCTACGCCGAACAGCAATCGATTTCTGCAAGCTCGCTTTCTTCGACGTTGTTGTTTGTTGGCATCAAGGAATACGATATGATTATTGGTCATCTTGGAGATGGTGTCATTCTCAGCGTGCAGAAGCAGAAGCCGGGGGTTCTGTCTACTCCAGAACGTGGCGAATTTGCCAATCAGACCTATCTGACAATGTCGAAAGAATGGAAAAAGCATCTCAGAATATCGGTCAAAACTGACACTTCTCTCGATGCGTTGGTACTTATGTCGGATGGTACAGCTGATTCCTTCTATTTGAGAAAGGAAGGTGAAGTCGCTCCTGCTGCAACGAAACTCATCGATTGGTACCGAGATATCAGCTCTTCGGAAATGGATCAAATCGTTAGACATAACCTCCGAGAAAAGATTCGCAAAAAAACACCAGATGATACCTCCCTTCTCATAGTGCAGCAGAAGAAACACACCTCTCTCGAACTCAAATCCAAACCAATGGATTATGTCAAAGAATTCCTTGGAGTTAGAAGGAGGGACGCGCTAACTAATTCGCTCAAGATTCTCAATTACATGGGGAGTGAGATGAGCGTAGAAGATGTAGCTCAGAAGACAGAGCTGGGAGTATCTACGGTCTACCGGCATCTAAGCCGTTTGAACGACTTGGGTTTGTTTACAGCGGAGTAG
- a CDS encoding helix-turn-helix domain-containing protein yields the protein MFSRWVGAGAVQEGKRQDEDGKPCQNSVAVQSGNGVLSAALADGARSAENSHLGSSKAVEVATDYLIEEFDSLTELDSAEIATKLSEALDAALVDYADEESVDPESLSSTLLFIGIKSGTVLFGRLGGGIILGTKNGETEFVSLSETDQYVEKGHLTMREGWGENLKIYSRNASSLDAVILMSESAGESLYFTEEDVAPPAVKLADWYHNIRSSKMEQVIKHNLAETVSENTSDDAALTIAQRKTHSYIELEYMPLAYVKEYLGVQRRDAVNNTLELLKHWERGMSVPDVAEKMGLSDSTVYRHIHRLEELGFFRRQSDV from the coding sequence ATGTTTTCGAGATGGGTCGGCGCAGGAGCAGTTCAAGAAGGAAAGCGACAAGATGAAGATGGCAAACCGTGTCAAAACAGTGTTGCGGTTCAAAGTGGGAACGGAGTTTTATCTGCGGCACTGGCCGACGGGGCTAGGTCGGCTGAGAACTCACATCTGGGTTCAAGCAAGGCTGTTGAAGTCGCAACGGATTATCTTATAGAAGAATTCGATTCGCTTACCGAGCTTGACTCAGCAGAAATCGCCACCAAGCTTTCTGAGGCACTCGATGCTGCACTAGTCGACTACGCTGATGAAGAATCGGTTGATCCAGAGTCCCTATCATCGACGCTGCTTTTTATCGGTATCAAAAGTGGCACAGTGCTGTTTGGTCGGCTTGGCGGAGGTATCATCCTGGGAACCAAAAATGGTGAGACCGAGTTCGTTTCGCTTTCGGAAACCGACCAGTATGTTGAGAAGGGTCATCTTACCATGCGGGAGGGCTGGGGTGAAAACCTCAAAATCTACTCACGAAATGCATCTTCACTTGATGCTGTGATCCTCATGTCGGAATCAGCTGGCGAATCGCTCTACTTCACCGAAGAAGATGTGGCCCCACCTGCGGTGAAGCTTGCAGACTGGTACCATAACATTCGCTCATCCAAGATGGAGCAGGTCATCAAACACAATCTCGCGGAGACGGTCAGCGAAAACACCTCTGATGATGCTGCACTCACGATAGCACAACGGAAAACCCACAGCTACATCGAGCTCGAGTACATGCCACTTGCTTACGTGAAAGAGTATCTTGGTGTACAGCGGCGAGATGCCGTGAACAACACGCTTGAGCTGCTCAAGCACTGGGAACGTGGGATGTCGGTTCCTGATGTTGCCGAGAAGATGGGGTTGAGCGACTCGACTGTGTACCGTCACATCCATCGTCTGGAGGAGCTCGGGTTCTTCCGGCGTCAATCTGATGTGTAG